The DNA segment TGTGACAGAGACCGCGCTTGTCGTCGTACTCGAGCAGGTCCACGAAGACGCCGAAATCCTCAATCTCGTCGATGCGGCCGACGACGAGTTCGCCCTCTTCCGGCCACCCGCTGTACTTCATGGTTACCGTGCCTCGACGGTGTCGACGATGTCGCCCTCGATCTCGGCCATGCCGCCGGTCGGGACCGCGAGCGTGTGGCCACAGACTGCACAGGCGACCTCACTGGCAGCCTTGCCGAAGACGATCTGTTCGTTCTCACAGTCCGGACAGGCGACGGTGTAGAAGTTTCCAGCCATCGTATCTACTCCTGGAACTCCAGTCGGCCGGCACGCCATCCTTCGCGAACGTGGGCTTTGCCACACTCGCTGCAGCGGTAGGTGAGGTTGGTCTTCTTCGTGGGTTTGTCGCCACCGGGGACCTTCGAGAACTTGCCGTCGTTCCCGATGCCGGACTGGCGCTCACGCTGGCGGTCGTTGACCTTCTTCATACCGGAAGAGCGGCCCGACCGGACCTTCTCGACCTCGTGTTCGTGGTGCTCGTTACAGTTCGGACAGTACGTGTTAAATCGGCGTGGCATCTGCATAGCGAATCGACCTTGCGTGTGATTTCTCGCCGTCGCTTAAAACCCGTTTGGTTCCGTCC comes from the Halapricum desulfuricans genome and includes:
- a CDS encoding 50S ribosomal protein L44e is translated as MQMPRRFNTYCPNCNEHHEHEVEKVRSGRSSGMKKVNDRQRERQSGIGNDGKFSKVPGGDKPTKKTNLTYRCSECGKAHVREGWRAGRLEFQE
- a CDS encoding 30S ribosomal protein S27e; the encoded protein is MAGNFYTVACPDCENEQIVFGKAASEVACAVCGHTLAVPTGGMAEIEGDIVDTVEAR